The DNA region CCCCACTGCTCGCTGCCATGTTATAAAAGTGTATCGATAAGTCGGCGTTCGGCTCCACAAGCTTGCCCACCTCGTAAAATTTGCCAAGCAACGAGGCTGACTTTGCGTGTCCTAGGGACGCCGCatggaaaaacagcttgatggcatACTTGGTGTCCTGGATCACAATGTCTCTGAATCCGTTGAGAAAGATCATACCCAGCTCATACGGCGCGCCACAGGACAGCTCGGAAGCTACCTCGGTAGCTCGCTTTAACCAGCTGATTCCCTGTCTCTTTGTGATTATGTCATCAGGAAGCCCCATCAGCCCTTTGAAACAATAGATTCCGTACTCCATCATGGCGACCGGGTGATTGTTCAATGCGGCTATCTCGAGAAACTTGACCACTTTCCGGGAATCCGGGGAACAGCCCCAACCCTTACGGTAGCACACGGCGGTCCTATACGCCCCCTCTGCATGTCGGGCCTTTCCGGCTGCTTCGAAGTAGCTGAGGGCTTTTGAATCGTCGGACTTGCCAAACATTCCTACTGCGTAAGAGTCTCCCAGAAAGTACTGTGCGTCGACGCACCCTCCGCGCGAGCTTCGCTTCAACAAATCGTGGGCCTCCAGTAGATACTCTTTTCGTTTTTTCGTTTCCGCGGCATCGTCGGGCTTTATCGTGAGACCGTTGCGCACCAGAATTTGGGCATACGAAAACTGAACTTCGGGGTCTCGTATTTTCTTTGCGTTGCGCCCGTACAACTCCAGCACTTTCTCTGTTGACACCAGCGAGACCGAGCAGGGCCCCAACGTGTGCTGCAAAAACTCATGCGAGTCTGTGGCACTGGAAAGGTGCATTATGGGTGACATGATGTGATTCTGCGTAAATATCTCGGCTTTGGGGGTAAAACTCAGATGACTGGGTATTGACCTTTCTGAGAACGTTTCCGAGTCCTCTTTTCTCAGACCCAGAGGCGATTCGGGGATTGAAGGGGTTTTCACCGATTTGGCTGGCGTTTTGTGCACTGTCTTCTGTGGCGCCTCTGGCTCGCTCGACACAGACAGTGAGGCAAACGTATCGCGACTTTGCGCATGGCTGTCGAGCTCGGCAGACGGCGGTAAGGGCCCCGAGCCTGAGCAAGACGCCAGCGTCTGCTGCGCACTGACAAACGAGTTTTGCAGGCTTTCcttggagctgctggccgtgTAGCCAGGGCTGGAGTGCGGGTATGAGGGGGGCTGCATGCTTAACGGAGACGTGTGCGTGGAGGTGTTTTTGTGGCAGACATCGGGGCTGTTTGTCTGCTCAGGGCTCATCGCGAAATAGTTACCGCTAAGAAAAAAGGGTAAAAAGAGGAGCGATTTTTTGGGCCTTATATATACAGACGACCAGTCCAGGATCAGAAGCCGATGAAAAGCCGATTGCAGGTCCCCGAGAGGTCGATCACATGTCGATCGAGATTCGATGACAGCAAGATCAAATACCGTGCACGTGATGAGTTTAGGGCTGGGTATCCGCGTTATTAAATAGAGTTTCTATATAAGAGAAAGCCGTTAATACTTCGGCAAGGGGATAGAAAAAGTTGGGCCATCCACAGCTCCTCTCGTCTGTCTATTCTGGCAATCTGTCGTGCTTGTTTATTTTTATGTGGCCCCCCCACCCTCGCAACAGATATGCCCCACGCTTATACAACACCCCACACCTCGAATTTTCTTTCCATTTTCACCATGTTCAGGAAGTGGAAGGCAGACAAGTCCAAGCGGGACACGGCGCCGCCACCGAGCGAGAACGACTCGGACTCCTTGAAGGCCGACTACACCCATGTTGAGAGCGCGCCGGCGCCCGAAGACCCGCTCGATCCCGCGCTCGAGTACGCCGTTGTGGACCCTGCTCAGCCCAACATGCCCTACGGCGACGGCTCCGACAAGGTGTTTGGCATGGAGAACTTTGGGTACACCTGCTACATTGCGTCGATCTTGCAGACGCTCTACTACACAACCTCGTTCCGCCACCAAATTTTGGCGTTCCCCGAACGCGATGCAGCACACCCACGCAAGCGGAAACTTCGAGTCCACGGCCACAAACCGCACGCGTTTCTTTCCTCGCTGGCCCCCACGCCGTCCACAAACGGCTCGGCAGCCGCCTCGACGCCGGGATCTAGTGGATCGACAACTCCGCAAAACTCCAAGGTCCGCAGTTTGTTCAAGCCCGGCCCGCCCCAGTCTGCTCCGTCCACGGCGGGAAACACCGACCGGGACTCCAAAACCGACCTCAACAACCCAGAGCTACAGAATCTGCTCGTGGCAAAATACCCCGAGTACGCCAATCTCGACATCCACTATTCCCTGAACCAGCAGAGAAATATCACCCTGGTGGGCGTCACAGACAACCAGGCCGCCACCAGCGAGCAGCGCAAGCGACAGGCGCTGGTCCGCGGGCCGATCATAAATCTGGACCACTCGTACGCAGACCAGTACGGCATGTCGGAAACGATATTCACCGCCTTGAAGGACGTTTTCGAGTGTGTCACCGAGAACGTGTCGAAAGTGGGGATTGTgtctgcgcagcagctcgtggaggtggtgaagaaggagaacgagatGTTCCGCAGCTCCATGCACCAGGATGCACACGAATTTTTAAatttcctcgtcaacaacgtgATCGAGGCTCTAGACAATTACTGCAACGCGACCGGCGCGGAAACGGATATCCATCGTCTTTTCGAGGGCCTGCTAACGAGCGAGACGAAATGTCTGTCGTGCGAGACGGTTTCCACTcgcgacgagctgtttctcgaCCTTTCGATCGACCTGCAACCAAACACGTCGATAACGCACTGCTTAAAAATGTTCTCGCAGAGCGAGATGCTCACCGAGTCCAACAAGTTCTACTGCGAGTCGTGCCACTCGCTACAAGAGGCCGCCAAAACCATaaagctcaaaaaactgCCCAAGATCCTGGCATTGCACCTGAAACGGTTCAAATAcgccgaggagctgggcAGAAACGTCAAGCTCTTCTACCGTGTCGAGTACACCAAAACGCTGCGCATTTTCAACACGACAGAAGGATCTGAATA from Ogataea parapolymorpha DL-1 chromosome V, whole genome shotgun sequence includes:
- a CDS encoding Ubiquitin-specific protease, whose amino-acid sequence is MFRKWKADKSKRDTAPPPSENDSDSLKADYTHVESAPAPEDPLDPALEYAVVDPAQPNMPYGDGSDKVFGMENFGYTCYIASILQTLYYTTSFRHQILAFPERDAAHPRKRKLRVHGHKPHAFLSSLAPTPSTNGSAAASTPGSSGSTTPQNSKVRSLFKPGPPQSAPSTAGNTDRDSKTDLNNPELQNLLVAKYPEYANLDIHYSLNQQRNITLVGVTDNQAATSEQRKRQALVRGPIINLDHSYADQYGMSETIFTALKDVFECVTENVSKVGIVSAQQLVEVVKKENEMFRSSMHQDAHEFLNFLVNNVIEALDNYCNATGAETDIHRLFEGLLTSETKCLSCETVSTRDELFLDLSIDLQPNTSITHCLKMFSQSEMLTESNKFYCESCHSLQEAAKTIKLKKLPKILALHLKRFKYAEELGRNVKLFYRVEYTKTLRIFNTTEGSEYADKMYELYAVVVHIGGGPSHGHYVAIVKTDRFGWLLFDDETVECVDENFVYRFFGDGPGLATAYLLFYREVENEDEFIDRLLYNGLATSENEELDTSAYHRVSVPDVAAESETNGDVAAEKEKPDKQERKKRVFGFKLGKG
- a CDS encoding Protein SKT5 — its product is MQPPSYPHSSPGYTASSSKESLQNSFVSAQQTLASCSGSGPLPPSAELDSHAQSRDTFASLSVSSEPEAPQKTVHKTPAKSVKTPSIPESPLGLRKEDSETFSERSIPSHLSFTPKAEIFTQNHIMSPIMHLSSATDSHEFLQHTLGPCSVSLVSTEKVLELYGRNAKKIRDPEVQFSYAQILVRNGLTIKPDDAAETKKRKEYLLEAHDLLKRSSRGGCVDAQYFLGDSYAVGMFGKSDDSKALSYFEAAGKARHAEGAYRTAVCYRKGWGCSPDSRKVVKFLEIAALNNHPVAMMEYGIYCFKGLMGLPDDIITKRQGISWLKRATEVASELSCGAPYELGMIFLNGFRDIVIQDTKYAIKLFFHAASLGHAKSASLLGKFYEVGKLVEPNADLSIHFYNMAASSGDVDGMMGLCSWYFVGSDNLKQDYDEAFAWALRAAGCGMVKAMLLLQRFYELGIGCEKDLAKARYWADLAKRSAGMNSERKRRTFE